The genomic segment GCTGATGTTTGGTAATTAATTCGTAACTTTGGAGCGCGTTTTGTTTAACGAACACGGATTTGACGGATATAACGGATATAATAATCCGTGCAATCCGAGTTATCCGTGGTCAAAATAAATAAAAAGAAAAAATGAAATGTGTTGTAATAGCGGCAGGATATGCCACGAGGCTGGGGGAGTTGACAAAGAATTTCCCAAAGCCATTGTTGAAGATAGGTGAGAACACGATTCTGGGTAGGATGCTCGATGATATCGATAAGATTCCGGAGATTGATGAGCATATCATTATCACTAACCACAAATTCGCTCATATCTTCGAGGAATGGGTTAAAACGACTACGGATGGAGATATAAAAACGAACACGGATCTAACGGATATAACGGATTATCCGTCAAATCCGTGTTCAAAATATAAGAAACCGATTACAGTGGTTGATGATGGTACTGAGACCAACGACACCCGCCTTGGTGCTGTGTGCGACCTGTTGTTTGCGATGGACAAGCTCCAGATTGATGATGATTTGCTGGTGGTGGCAGCGGATAACTTGCTGTTCTTCTCGTTCCAGGAGTTCGTGGACTTTGCGAAGGCCAAGGGGACATCGTGCATTATGTGCCATGAGCAGCCTTCGATAGAGAAATTGCAAAGGACG from the Prevotella sp. E15-22 genome contains:
- a CDS encoding nucleotidyltransferase family protein, which produces MKCVVIAAGYATRLGELTKNFPKPLLKIGENTILGRMLDDIDKIPEIDEHIIITNHKFAHIFEEWVKTTTDGDIKTNTDLTDITDYPSNPCSKYKKPITVVDDGTETNDTRLGAVCDLLFAMDKLQIDDDLLVVAADNLLFFSFQEFVDFAKAKGTSCIMCHEQPSIEKLQRTGVVELDDNNKVLGMEEKPQVPKSHWAVPPFYIYLKKDLDLVRHSVENGCGKDAPGNLAHYMVEHTTMHAWPMSAGRFDIGSLDTYYEAVEKYG